A region from the Streptosporangium sp. NBC_01756 genome encodes:
- a CDS encoding MsnO8 family LLM class oxidoreductase, with the protein MLSTPVLRLSVLDQSPLGEDMTPADALRHTLALARHTDALGYHRFWHAEHHGSASFAGSAPEIMTALVLENTTRLRVGTGGILLPRYHPEKVAETMGTLLRLHPGRVDVGIGRGGGPAPDFDQKVATLHQRLLDIGHDDRAVGEPAGRLWLLGAGGSTAPLAGHLGAGYAFGHFFAPKKGPAALSDYRQHLRPGHPGGTLLTVRAVTAEDPERAAALAQAMLLWRARKDLGHDAPIPALTTLARHDWSTAEHTQAALHASSLIHGTPQQVRERLIHLARAHGVTEVMVNTLTADPDDRLASYELLAAQFDVRHAFDD; encoded by the coding sequence ATGCTCTCGACACCGGTCCTGAGGCTGTCCGTTCTCGACCAGTCGCCGCTCGGCGAGGACATGACCCCGGCCGACGCCCTGCGCCACACCCTGGCCCTCGCCCGGCACACAGACGCGCTGGGATACCACCGGTTCTGGCACGCCGAGCACCACGGCTCCGCGTCCTTCGCGGGCAGCGCACCGGAGATCATGACAGCGCTCGTGCTGGAGAACACCACGCGCCTACGGGTCGGCACCGGGGGGATCCTGCTGCCCCGCTACCACCCCGAGAAAGTCGCCGAGACGATGGGCACCCTGCTCCGTCTGCATCCCGGCAGGGTCGACGTCGGCATCGGCCGAGGGGGAGGACCCGCACCGGATTTCGACCAGAAGGTCGCCACGTTGCACCAGCGGCTCCTCGACATCGGCCATGACGACCGAGCCGTCGGCGAACCCGCCGGCCGGCTCTGGCTCCTGGGAGCCGGAGGGTCCACCGCCCCACTGGCCGGGCACCTCGGCGCCGGATACGCCTTCGGCCACTTCTTCGCTCCCAAGAAGGGTCCGGCAGCCCTCTCCGACTACCGGCAGCACCTCCGGCCCGGACACCCCGGGGGCACCCTGCTGACGGTCCGGGCCGTCACCGCGGAGGACCCCGAGCGAGCGGCGGCACTGGCCCAGGCCATGCTGCTGTGGCGGGCCCGCAAGGATCTCGGGCACGACGCCCCCATTCCGGCCCTCACCACCCTCGCCCGCCATGACTGGAGCACCGCCGAACACACGCAGGCCGCCCTCCATGCGAGCTCACTCATCCACGGCACCCCGCAGCAGGTACGCGAGCGGCTCATCCACCTGGCCCGGGCGCACGGAGTCACCGAGGTCATGGTCAACACCCTGACCGCCGATCCGGACGACCGCCTCGCCTCGTACGAACTTCTCGCGGCCCAGTTCGACGTGCGGCACGCGTTCGACGACTAG
- a CDS encoding alpha/beta hydrolase — MHRSTPNQAIRLPRGVRTILPAPSPVTVHVYRPEPTDRPPAGRLVWAHGGSWQYGSALEWHHVTGTLAARSGWEVISVDYRLAPRHRHPDALQDILTALTWAEKGRAGLPLAVGGDSAGGTLAACAALAARDRGLALDAQVLAYPPFDPDCGSPSFQSDPDAFPQAASLRRAWRAWRGSSGPAAHDENGTRLYSTPFEAVSLVGVAPAVLAVGTADPVRDDVLAYASRLRGDRVPVRLLRLPGVGHGDVLQPGSPLLGRLAQELAALGGPPPAGRRPPASPTSAFPASNHWKESP; from the coding sequence ATGCACCGCAGCACACCGAACCAGGCAATCCGTCTTCCCCGAGGGGTTCGTACCATCCTCCCCGCGCCGTCGCCGGTCACGGTCCACGTCTATCGGCCGGAGCCCACCGATCGGCCCCCGGCAGGCCGGCTGGTGTGGGCGCACGGCGGCAGCTGGCAGTACGGCTCCGCCCTCGAATGGCACCACGTCACCGGCACCCTCGCCGCTCGGTCCGGCTGGGAGGTGATCAGTGTCGACTACCGGCTCGCCCCGCGCCATCGCCATCCCGACGCCCTCCAGGACATCCTGACCGCCCTCACGTGGGCCGAAAAGGGGCGGGCCGGGCTGCCGCTCGCCGTGGGCGGCGACAGCGCAGGAGGCACCCTCGCCGCCTGCGCGGCCCTGGCCGCCCGCGATCGCGGCCTGGCGTTGGACGCCCAGGTCCTGGCGTATCCGCCCTTCGACCCCGACTGCGGCAGCCCTTCCTTCCAGAGCGATCCGGATGCCTTCCCGCAGGCAGCCTCGCTGCGGCGGGCCTGGCGGGCCTGGCGCGGCAGCAGCGGGCCCGCCGCCCACGACGAGAACGGCACCCGCCTGTACTCCACTCCCTTCGAGGCGGTCTCCCTGGTGGGAGTGGCGCCGGCCGTCCTCGCCGTCGGCACCGCCGACCCGGTCCGTGACGACGTCCTGGCCTACGCCAGTCGACTCCGTGGCGACCGCGTGCCCGTACGACTCCTGCGGCTCCCCGGGGTGGGCCACGGCGATGTCCTGCAGCCCGGCAGCCCTCTCCTCGGGCGGCTCGCCCAGGAACTCGCGGCCCTCGGCGGTCCCCCTCCCGCCGGCCGCCGGCCCCCTGCCTCACCGACGTCGGCCTTTCCCGCCTCGAACCATTGGAAGGAATCTCCATGA
- a CDS encoding SDR family NAD(P)-dependent oxidoreductase: MDLQLTGKVILVTGATSGIGQATVRLLAAEGAHTVALARGSAAQLQLPGSTTLIRADLTDPATAEQAIAQVIEEHGRLDGLVNNAAALTSHDSFSDIGDAQWHATFELNLHAAVRLTRAALPVLDKNPDGGSIVHVSSEAARLPDASIADYAASKAALLSVSKSLATALGPTGIRSNVVSPGPTRTALFDAPGGFADQLAQRYGMSADAAVDHFIRNERRLPTGRIGTADEVAGVIAYLLSPRAAQVTGAEWAIDGGALRQL; the protein is encoded by the coding sequence ATGGATCTGCAGCTCACCGGCAAGGTCATCCTCGTCACCGGCGCCACCAGCGGCATCGGCCAGGCCACCGTCCGTCTCCTCGCCGCCGAGGGCGCGCACACCGTAGCCCTCGCCCGCGGCAGTGCCGCACAGCTCCAGCTGCCCGGCTCCACCACGCTCATCCGAGCCGACCTCACCGACCCCGCCACCGCCGAACAGGCCATCGCCCAGGTCATCGAGGAGCACGGTCGGCTGGACGGACTGGTCAACAACGCGGCCGCCCTCACCTCACACGATTCCTTCAGCGACATCGGCGACGCCCAGTGGCACGCCACCTTCGAACTCAACCTCCATGCCGCCGTTCGCCTCACCCGCGCGGCTCTCCCCGTGCTGGACAAGAACCCCGACGGAGGCAGCATCGTCCATGTGTCCAGCGAGGCTGCCCGGCTGCCCGACGCCTCCATCGCCGACTACGCCGCGTCGAAGGCTGCTCTGCTGTCGGTGTCGAAGTCCCTGGCCACCGCGCTCGGGCCGACCGGAATCCGCTCCAACGTGGTCTCTCCGGGGCCCACCCGCACCGCCCTGTTCGACGCTCCCGGCGGCTTCGCCGACCAGCTCGCCCAGCGCTACGGCATGTCCGCGGACGCGGCCGTGGACCACTTCATCCGCAACGAGCGCCGCCTGCCCACCGGGCGTATCGGCACGGCCGACGAGGTCGCGGGCGTCATCGCCTATCTCCTGTCCCCTCGCGCCGCTCAGGTCACCGGCGCCGAATGGGCCATCGACGGCGGGGCCTTGCGCCAGCTGTAG
- a CDS encoding MFS transporter, with amino-acid sequence MSTTTSVSGVEAPASAATPPQRLTGRLKVILAVLLVAQFMLAVDFSILNVALPAIGDGLGFSLSNLQWIATAFALSAAGFTLFFGRVGDLIGRKRIFLGSLGLLGLASLVGGLATSPEILIIARVAQGLATAAATPAGLALLTTSFPEGPLRQKALGLNGALMSAGFTAGAVLGGVLTDLLSWRWAFFLNVPVAIAVLLIAPTVITESRPTQRPKMDLPGALSVTLGLLALVFGLTQAGEHGWTHPVALVSLLVGAALLVAFYFIERKAAQPLVPVHVLRKRTVAWGNVLGMLAFVTETSLVYLLTLYMQKTLGFSAMTAGISFGVLGVGTVVGGMLAPKVIARTSTITTLVAGGLLQAVFTMVLLLLGDTSASMALLLPATFLGGVGNMLVIVGFMVTATTGLPDHEQGLATGLASMSQQVGITMGTPIMSAIVTAATAGAVTGAAILHGVTIAIAVNAALVLLGVLIAAVALRTKKQAART; translated from the coding sequence ATGTCCACAACCACATCTGTCTCGGGAGTGGAGGCTCCGGCCTCCGCTGCGACTCCTCCGCAGCGGCTGACGGGCCGCCTGAAGGTGATCCTCGCGGTGCTGCTGGTCGCCCAGTTCATGCTTGCCGTCGACTTCTCCATCCTGAACGTCGCCCTGCCCGCGATCGGTGACGGCCTCGGCTTCTCCCTCTCCAACCTGCAGTGGATCGCCACCGCCTTCGCGCTGTCCGCAGCCGGGTTCACCCTCTTCTTCGGCCGCGTCGGCGACCTGATCGGTCGTAAGCGGATCTTCCTCGGCAGTCTCGGGCTGCTGGGCCTGGCCTCTCTCGTCGGCGGCTTGGCGACCAGTCCCGAGATCCTCATCATCGCCCGTGTCGCCCAGGGGCTCGCCACCGCCGCCGCCACCCCCGCCGGACTCGCCCTGCTCACCACTTCTTTCCCCGAGGGCCCGCTGCGGCAGAAGGCCCTCGGGCTCAACGGCGCCCTGATGTCCGCCGGATTCACCGCCGGCGCCGTCCTCGGCGGTGTGCTCACCGACCTCCTTTCCTGGCGCTGGGCGTTCTTCCTCAACGTCCCCGTCGCCATCGCCGTCCTGCTGATCGCCCCCACCGTCATCACCGAGTCCCGCCCCACCCAGCGCCCGAAGATGGACCTGCCCGGCGCCCTGTCCGTCACCCTCGGTCTGCTCGCGCTGGTCTTCGGTCTCACCCAGGCCGGTGAACACGGCTGGACCCACCCCGTCGCGCTGGTCTCACTGCTCGTCGGCGCCGCGCTGCTGGTGGCCTTCTACTTCATCGAGCGCAAGGCGGCGCAGCCCCTCGTCCCCGTCCACGTTCTCCGGAAGCGCACGGTGGCCTGGGGCAATGTGCTCGGCATGCTGGCCTTCGTGACCGAGACCTCCCTGGTCTACCTGCTCACCCTGTACATGCAGAAGACCCTCGGCTTCTCCGCGATGACCGCCGGCATCTCCTTCGGTGTGCTCGGTGTCGGGACCGTGGTCGGCGGGATGCTCGCACCCAAGGTCATCGCCCGTACCTCCACCATCACCACGCTGGTCGCGGGCGGTCTGCTGCAAGCGGTGTTCACCATGGTGCTGCTGCTCCTCGGCGACACGTCCGCCTCGATGGCTCTGCTGCTGCCCGCGACCTTCCTCGGCGGCGTCGGCAACATGCTCGTCATCGTCGGCTTCATGGTCACCGCCACCACCGGCCTGCCCGACCATGAGCAGGGCCTGGCCACCGGACTGGCCTCCATGTCCCAGCAGGTCGGCATCACCATGGGTACCCCGATCATGTCCGCGATCGTCACCGCCGCCACGGCCGGCGCGGTGACCGGCGCCGCGATCCTGCACGGCGTCACCATCGCCATCGCCGTCAATGCCGCCCTCGTCCTGCTCGGTGTCCTCATCGCCGCCGTCGCCCTGCGCACCAAGAAGCAGGCAGCCCGCACCTGA
- a CDS encoding LysR substrate-binding domain-containing protein → MRGTVRAGGLQSATRRLLVPAVARMLVQHPRVRTEITELELEQALPELRLGTIDLVISDEYDGHPRPRPAGLRFALLHEEPLKLVLPSDHRLARPAGPVALSELQDEVWVASDRGTGHHDMVVGSCRSIGGYEPDVRHRSTDADVQLELVRVTGAVALLPAMTLPTTADPALAIRDVADQRLGRRLVIVCRDGPSTPALTAFLTVVTSQAHHLGNEDGRKQ, encoded by the coding sequence GTGCGGGGCACCGTACGCGCCGGCGGCCTGCAGTCGGCGACTCGCCGGCTGCTGGTTCCCGCGGTGGCACGCATGCTGGTCCAGCACCCCCGGGTACGCACCGAGATCACCGAACTCGAACTCGAACAAGCCCTGCCCGAACTACGCCTCGGCACGATCGACCTGGTGATCAGCGACGAGTATGACGGCCATCCCCGCCCCCGGCCGGCCGGGCTGCGATTCGCGCTGCTGCACGAGGAACCGCTGAAGCTGGTCCTGCCGTCCGACCACCGGCTGGCCAGGCCCGCAGGGCCGGTCGCCTTGTCCGAGTTGCAAGACGAGGTCTGGGTGGCCTCGGACCGGGGGACCGGCCATCACGACATGGTCGTGGGAAGCTGCCGGTCCATCGGCGGCTACGAACCCGACGTCCGGCACCGATCCACCGACGCGGACGTCCAGCTCGAACTCGTCCGCGTCACCGGAGCCGTGGCTCTGCTGCCGGCCATGACCCTGCCCACCACGGCGGACCCGGCCCTGGCAATCCGAGACGTCGCCGACCAACGGCTCGGACGGCGACTGGTCATCGTCTGCCGAGACGGCCCCTCGACCCCCGCGCTCACAGCCTTCCTGACCGTCGTGACCAGCCAGGCGCACCACCTCGGCAACGAGGACGGCCGAAAGCAGTAG
- a CDS encoding 3-methyladenine DNA glycosylase: MEVLEPEEWQARAEAHRRRVEAWAAPHLARRARGEAHPIEDFLFTYYGHRPARLRQWHPGAGVVLKGASGFGRDYLDTSEGVTLDTGALMDRRGPSVEWIARLLAATAARPAFLGCFGLHEWAMVYKTVEVRHGAWPLRLSGEEIAEVVEQRGVRCGHFDAFRFFTPEARPLNALQPTRERQQELEQPGCLHANMDLYKWAYKLSPLVSGELVADCFMLARDIRAVDMRASPYDLSSLGHRAIRIETPEGRAEYAAEQRGFAERARPQRQRLLDACERLLAGTRRP; the protein is encoded by the coding sequence ATGGAGGTTCTGGAGCCGGAGGAGTGGCAGGCCCGGGCGGAGGCCCACCGGCGCCGGGTCGAGGCATGGGCGGCGCCGCATCTGGCGCGCAGGGCACGGGGCGAGGCCCATCCCATCGAGGACTTCCTGTTCACCTACTACGGGCACCGGCCGGCGCGGCTGCGGCAGTGGCATCCGGGCGCCGGGGTGGTCCTGAAGGGGGCGAGCGGCTTCGGCCGCGACTATCTCGACACCTCCGAGGGAGTCACGCTCGACACCGGGGCGCTGATGGACAGGCGCGGGCCCAGCGTCGAGTGGATCGCCCGGCTGCTGGCCGCCACCGCGGCACGACCGGCGTTTCTGGGCTGCTTCGGCCTGCACGAGTGGGCGATGGTCTACAAGACCGTGGAGGTACGGCACGGCGCCTGGCCGCTGCGGCTCAGCGGGGAGGAGATCGCGGAAGTCGTGGAGCAGCGGGGCGTGCGGTGCGGCCATTTCGACGCGTTCCGCTTCTTCACCCCTGAGGCGCGCCCGCTCAACGCACTGCAGCCGACCAGGGAGCGGCAGCAGGAGCTGGAGCAGCCGGGCTGCCTACACGCCAACATGGACCTGTACAAGTGGGCGTACAAGCTGTCACCGCTGGTGAGCGGTGAACTGGTCGCCGACTGCTTCATGCTGGCCCGTGACATCCGCGCCGTGGACATGCGGGCCAGCCCGTACGACCTGAGCTCGCTCGGCCATCGGGCGATCCGGATCGAGACGCCCGAGGGGCGAGCCGAGTACGCCGCCGAGCAGCGGGGGTTCGCCGAGCGGGCCCGGCCGCAGCGGCAACGTCTGCTTGACGCCTGCGAACGACTGCTCGCCGGCACCCGCCGCCCCTGA
- a CDS encoding TetR/AcrR family transcriptional regulator, producing MSDVKRTSKRAQKAQETRRRILAAALELFVQDGYGATNLQDVAGRAGVAVQTIYFVFGNKRTLLKELVDVTIAGDDEPTATMDRPWYTGALAAGTAQDMLRAYVAGTVSILGRVAPIGRVLDGAVASDPEVADLWPQSVDPRYVVQQKAAEALAIKPGARADVSVDEAADLLYGLLSPELYLLFVRERGWSAERWERWVGEILHAQLCSD from the coding sequence ATGAGCGATGTCAAGCGGACGAGCAAGCGGGCACAGAAGGCGCAGGAGACGCGCCGACGCATCCTGGCGGCGGCGCTCGAACTGTTCGTGCAGGACGGATACGGCGCGACGAACCTGCAGGACGTCGCCGGCAGGGCCGGAGTCGCGGTGCAGACGATCTACTTCGTCTTCGGCAACAAGCGGACCCTGCTGAAGGAACTGGTCGACGTGACGATCGCGGGTGACGACGAGCCGACGGCCACCATGGACCGGCCGTGGTACACCGGCGCGCTGGCCGCCGGAACAGCCCAGGACATGCTGCGCGCTTACGTCGCGGGCACGGTCTCGATCCTGGGGCGGGTCGCGCCGATCGGCAGGGTCCTGGACGGGGCGGTCGCGAGCGACCCCGAGGTCGCCGACCTGTGGCCGCAGAGCGTCGATCCGCGATATGTCGTCCAGCAGAAGGCGGCCGAGGCGCTCGCCATCAAGCCGGGCGCACGGGCGGATGTGTCGGTGGACGAGGCCGCCGACCTGCTGTACGGCCTGCTCAGCCCCGAGCTTTACCTGTTGTTCGTCCGCGAGCGCGGCTGGTCGGCTGAGCGCTGGGAGCGGTGGGTCGGCGAGATTCTGCACGCCCAGCTCTGCTCCGATTAG
- a CDS encoding antibiotic biosynthesis monooxygenase, with protein sequence MPLISITRFHADPADAEQVRARHAALVTALRTTLPGLTEARLGRLDDETWVGVWRWDSAASLRAARQAAPATAAATEAFALVRDVTAEDIEVLAEL encoded by the coding sequence ATGCCGTTGATCAGCATCACCCGTTTCCACGCCGATCCCGCCGACGCAGAGCAGGTTCGGGCCCGGCACGCCGCTCTGGTCACCGCGCTCAGAACCACGCTGCCCGGACTCACCGAGGCGCGCCTCGGCCGACTCGACGACGAGACGTGGGTCGGCGTCTGGCGCTGGGATTCGGCCGCCAGCCTGCGGGCGGCCCGCCAGGCCGCGCCCGCCACCGCCGCGGCCACCGAGGCGTTCGCGCTGGTTCGCGACGTCACCGCGGAGGACATCGAGGTCCTGGCCGAGCTCTGA
- a CDS encoding ABC transporter ATP-binding protein has product MIEIDTLTKVYGSAQVRAVDEVSLQVPAGSVFGFLGPNGAGKTTTIKMLAGLLTPTSGQVRLGGFDVARQRSAAMAQFGAVLEGSRNVYWSLSAWQNLMYFGRLKGLRKARVAERSRDLLTDLGLWERRDDKVGGFSRGMQQKVAIAVALIADPPIVLLDEPTLGLDVEATRTVKDWIAERARQLGTTVLLTTHQLDVAQELCDRVAVMRQGRLVADLPMHELLAGFRERDRYEIRIEGAAPPGFDGVTREGVTTISVRVSDPAEIYDVVERLRTQGVVLESLTQVQPDLEDVFLALVSEPSHA; this is encoded by the coding sequence ATGATCGAGATTGACACGTTGACCAAGGTGTACGGCTCGGCGCAGGTCCGGGCGGTCGACGAGGTGTCACTGCAGGTGCCCGCCGGATCGGTGTTCGGCTTCCTGGGACCGAACGGCGCGGGCAAGACCACCACCATCAAGATGCTGGCCGGGCTGCTGACCCCCACCTCCGGTCAGGTCCGGCTGGGCGGCTTCGACGTGGCCCGGCAGCGTTCGGCCGCGATGGCGCAGTTCGGTGCCGTGCTGGAGGGCTCGCGCAATGTCTACTGGAGCCTGTCGGCCTGGCAGAACCTGATGTACTTCGGGCGGCTCAAAGGGCTGCGCAAGGCCCGGGTCGCGGAGCGTTCCCGAGACCTGCTGACCGACCTGGGCCTGTGGGAGCGGCGCGATGACAAGGTCGGCGGCTTCTCGCGCGGCATGCAGCAGAAAGTCGCGATCGCCGTCGCCCTGATCGCCGATCCGCCGATCGTGCTCCTGGACGAGCCGACGCTCGGCCTGGACGTCGAGGCCACCCGCACTGTCAAGGACTGGATCGCCGAGCGGGCTCGCCAGCTCGGCACCACCGTCCTGCTCACCACCCACCAGCTGGACGTGGCCCAGGAGCTGTGTGACCGGGTGGCCGTCATGCGCCAGGGACGGCTCGTGGCCGACCTGCCCATGCATGAGCTACTGGCCGGCTTCCGTGAACGCGACCGGTACGAGATCCGCATCGAAGGAGCGGCGCCACCCGGGTTCGACGGCGTCACCCGCGAGGGTGTCACCACGATCAGTGTGCGGGTGAGCGATCCGGCAGAGATATACGACGTGGTCGAGCGCCTGCGCACGCAGGGGGTCGTCCTGGAGTCGCTGACCCAGGTGCAGCCCGATCTGGAGGACGTGTTCCTCGCTCTGGTGAGCGAGCCGTCCCATGCTTGA
- a CDS encoding ABC transporter permease, with the protein MLDVLGAEIGKGLRVQLAHPIGHVITLLISTMMYLGLQFVLGQGELRQDLLPQTLVAIGGYWFLQYAALVMVADLIEEKRAGTFAQAQMTTAPPWLPMLGRLITASVFGLAVAAVASLVPMLAAQIAIPLRWAALLPAVLLGVNVLAFTFLLAALALVSPMIGALQSLLTSLVLLLNGSFLPLAFYPDWLAVLARVLPTTLGIEAITQTLFEGRALAEVWTGGTLPWLLAHTLALTATAGLVFVRNHRRALQESS; encoded by the coding sequence ATGCTTGACGTCCTGGGTGCGGAGATCGGCAAGGGCCTGCGCGTTCAACTGGCCCACCCCATCGGACACGTCATCACCCTGCTGATCAGCACCATGATGTACCTCGGCCTGCAGTTCGTCCTGGGCCAGGGCGAACTGCGGCAGGACCTGCTGCCGCAGACCCTGGTCGCGATCGGCGGCTACTGGTTCCTGCAGTACGCCGCTCTGGTGATGGTGGCCGACCTCATCGAGGAGAAACGCGCCGGCACTTTCGCCCAAGCCCAGATGACCACGGCGCCGCCGTGGCTACCGATGCTCGGCCGGCTGATCACCGCCTCGGTGTTCGGCTTGGCGGTGGCCGCCGTCGCCTCCCTCGTGCCGATGCTGGCGGCCCAGATCGCGATCCCGTTGCGCTGGGCGGCGCTCCTGCCCGCCGTGCTGCTGGGGGTCAACGTGCTGGCCTTCACCTTCCTGCTGGCCGCCCTCGCCCTGGTCTCCCCGATGATCGGCGCCCTGCAGTCGCTGCTCACCTCGCTGGTGCTGCTGCTCAACGGCTCCTTCCTGCCGCTGGCCTTCTATCCGGACTGGCTGGCCGTACTGGCCAGAGTCCTGCCCACCACGCTGGGCATCGAGGCGATCACCCAGACGCTGTTCGAGGGCCGGGCCCTGGCCGAGGTCTGGACCGGTGGCACCCTGCCCTGGCTGCTGGCCCACACCCTCGCCCTCACCGCCACCGCCGGCCTGGTGTTCGTCCGCAACCACCGCCGAGCCCTGCAGGAGTCGTCATGA
- a CDS encoding ABC transporter permease, whose protein sequence is MNFARGFAAEVRKGLLSLAAGWREGLMEMITFPLFYLLIVLFMGRGQLRADLLLPVLLGMVALTFIHEQVNRVFWSYLGDIQSGVLEQTYLTPLPSAVSILGRQVAAAISALPTALAVLATGAVAITVQGGSPPFDAQVIVPLAAIVLGTCGLALILCGLTLVFKRIEIITQLSVAVYAIAGGTLVPLAAMPDSIAFLSRLVVPIAPGIEAMRDILLGGHSLAALPTGWGLGWLLAQPLLITAAGVILFNRLEHLARHRGTLGRY, encoded by the coding sequence ATGAACTTCGCGCGCGGATTCGCCGCAGAGGTCCGCAAGGGCCTGCTCAGCCTCGCCGCCGGATGGCGCGAAGGCCTCATGGAAATGATCACATTCCCGCTGTTCTACCTGCTCATCGTGCTGTTCATGGGACGCGGGCAGCTGCGCGCGGACCTGCTGCTGCCGGTGCTGCTCGGCATGGTGGCGCTGACCTTCATCCACGAGCAGGTCAACCGGGTGTTCTGGAGCTATCTGGGTGACATCCAGTCCGGGGTGCTGGAGCAGACCTACCTGACCCCGCTGCCCTCGGCCGTGAGCATCCTCGGCCGTCAGGTCGCCGCCGCGATCTCGGCACTGCCCACCGCGCTGGCCGTACTGGCCACCGGCGCCGTCGCGATCACCGTCCAGGGCGGGTCGCCGCCCTTCGACGCGCAGGTGATCGTGCCGCTGGCCGCCATCGTGCTGGGCACCTGCGGGCTGGCTCTCATTCTGTGCGGCCTGACCCTGGTGTTCAAACGCATCGAGATCATCACGCAGTTGTCCGTGGCCGTCTACGCCATCGCCGGCGGCACCCTGGTCCCGTTGGCCGCCATGCCCGACTCCATCGCCTTTCTCAGCCGGTTGGTGGTCCCCATCGCACCCGGTATCGAGGCGATGCGCGACATCCTGCTCGGCGGCCATTCCCTGGCCGCCCTCCCGACCGGGTGGGGCCTGGGGTGGCTGCTGGCCCAGCCGCTACTCATCACGGCCGCCGGGGTGATCCTGTTCAACCGGCTCGAACACCTCGCCCGACACCGCGGTACCCTCGGCCGTTACTAG
- a CDS encoding SAM-dependent methyltransferase, protein MTSDPVSLRPVGQVVGGRSEMVEDDWHDVRAVIRLDDESFTASAVLGLEHFSHLEVVFLFDRIDPATVPSEPRPPRGNPSAAPLGVFAHRGPYRPNRLGVSRCRLLAVDGLNLHVADLDALSGSPILDIKPYLVEFAPRHPVTQPAWATELMSRYY, encoded by the coding sequence ATGACATCGGACCCCGTGAGCCTGCGACCAGTCGGCCAGGTCGTGGGCGGTCGCAGCGAGATGGTCGAGGACGACTGGCACGACGTGCGAGCCGTGATCCGGCTGGACGACGAGTCCTTCACCGCCTCGGCGGTGCTCGGCCTGGAGCACTTCTCCCACCTGGAGGTCGTCTTCCTCTTCGACCGGATCGACCCGGCCACCGTGCCCAGCGAGCCCCGTCCCCCAAGGGGCAACCCGAGCGCGGCGCCCCTGGGGGTCTTCGCCCACCGCGGGCCGTACCGGCCCAACCGCCTTGGCGTCTCCCGCTGCCGGCTGCTCGCCGTGGACGGCCTGAACCTGCACGTCGCCGACCTGGACGCACTCTCAGGCTCACCGATCCTGGATATCAAGCCGTACCTGGTCGAGTTCGCCCCCCGCCATCCGGTCACCCAGCCGGCCTGGGCCACCGAGCTCATGAGCCGCTATTACTGA
- a CDS encoding TetR/AcrR family transcriptional regulator C-terminal domain-containing protein, with amino-acid sequence MPRDTLTRDQIVQTAIELLDAEGLEGLNMRSLGKRLDSAATAVYWHVKSKDNLVVLAGDQVWNEIRLPDLGTVGWRSAATSAATDLYAMFTRHPWLVNALASHLFHGPGKARHDDHSLAIYEAAGFVGAEADQAAATVFMFVLGNALGESATASLTRRLSRDGGDPEELIRDTMAKASEVAMRFPRLRARLEAAAVADYGAAPDNSFEFGLQAIFDGLEAQLAARRAPAGRDAR; translated from the coding sequence ATGCCGCGCGACACGCTGACCCGGGACCAGATCGTCCAGACCGCCATCGAGCTCCTGGACGCCGAAGGTCTGGAGGGCTTGAACATGCGCAGCCTGGGCAAGCGGCTCGACTCCGCCGCGACGGCGGTCTACTGGCACGTCAAGAGCAAGGACAATCTCGTCGTGCTCGCCGGCGACCAGGTCTGGAACGAGATCAGGCTGCCCGACCTCGGCACGGTCGGCTGGCGGAGCGCGGCCACGTCGGCGGCCACCGACCTGTACGCGATGTTCACCAGGCACCCGTGGCTGGTGAACGCGCTGGCCTCCCACCTGTTCCACGGCCCCGGCAAGGCACGCCACGACGACCACAGCCTCGCGATCTACGAAGCGGCCGGATTCGTCGGTGCGGAGGCAGACCAGGCGGCGGCCACCGTCTTCATGTTCGTGCTCGGCAATGCCCTGGGCGAGTCGGCCACGGCTTCGCTGACCCGGCGGCTGAGCCGGGACGGCGGTGATCCGGAGGAGCTGATCCGCGACACCATGGCGAAGGCGAGCGAAGTCGCGATGCGGTTCCCCCGGTTGCGCGCCCGCCTCGAAGCGGCGGCGGTCGCCGACTACGGTGCGGCACCTGACAACAGCTTCGAGTTCGGCCTCCAGGCCATCTTCGACGGTCTCGAAGCTCAACTCGCCGCCCGCCGCGCGCCGGCCGGCCGGGACGCGCGCTAG